Proteins encoded within one genomic window of Triticum aestivum cultivar Chinese Spring chromosome 2D, IWGSC CS RefSeq v2.1, whole genome shotgun sequence:
- the LOC123053465 gene encoding trichohyalin isoform X2: MLSSMPRSGSFEAGLRASSSVTLSSPSKPSPRFHRSRSTAGSSKAPPSPEKRRGVTGGGGTMPTPTPAQQRVAQLEEELKKERGENYRVVQLEEELRTEREDKARAVRELDELMRKDDGRGGAEKVQLLEREVERAKESERKMLESLIYQTKQLEQTKISLEEAKLEMATLQQSNRSLEARRGVMDQRSVKDLMFGGADEEIRALRADLRAAMQGEERSRKALDDLSLALSDVTMEAKQVKRWLSDTQAELEAANAEAARLRGELAAAETRLREQHRCRLEAEESAAAWGDKERVFLECVRAAEEEVNLARQENTKLVESQRVIRDENARLRDILKQAVGEANVVKESLELARVENARLNDVVAEKEGALQNLRQEHECIKVSEAAAQGSLKELNSLLAATTTTACSTPVSSATTAPVAPECGFDQRHLPNGRLVASAKGTPETGSRRWMAEKPRTPSGRSYSIGEPAKFKGVGYSQSARMGSLNPKDRMFASLSNMADLKSAAADAAMDDYDDDEFDHIDESHYVGMEHSMNGKKKRPILRKFGDLFRRKSFYKANLAPVHT, translated from the exons ATCCGGGTCCTTCGAGGCGGGGCTCAGGGCGTCTTCGTCCGTTACACTCTCCTCCCCCTCCAAGCCGTCCCCTCGGTTCCACCGGAGCCGCTCCACCGCCGGCAGCTCCAAGGCGCCCCCCTCCCCGGAG AAACGTCGCGGCGTCACCGGCGGCGGAGGcacgatgccgacgccgacgccggcgcAGCAgcgggtggcgcagctggaggaaGAGCTCAAGAAGGAGCGGGGTGAGAATTATCGGGTGGTGCAGCTCGAGGAGGAGCTGAGGACAGAGCGGGAGGACAAGGCGCGGGCGGTGCGGGAGCTCGACGAGCTTATGAGGAAGGACGACGGAAGGGGCGGCGCCGAGAAGGTGCAGCTTCTGGAGCGGGAGGTGGAGAGGGCCAAGGAGTCGGAGCGCAAGATGCTCGAGTCGCTCATATACCAGACCAAGCAGCTGGAGCAGACCAAGATCAGCCTCGAGGAGGCCAAGCTGGAGATGGCCACGCTGCAGCAGAGCAACCGGAGCCTCGAGGCCCGGCGCGGCGTCATGGACCAGCGGAGCGTCAAGGACCTCATGTTCGGCGGCGCCGACGAGGAGATCAGGGCCCTGCGCGCCGACCTCCGGGCGGCCATGCAGGGGGAGGAGAGGAGCCGGAAGGCGCTGGACGACCTGTCCCTCGCGCTCTCCgacgtcaccatggaggccaagcaGGTCAAGCGCTGGCTCTCCGACACGCAGGCGGAGCTGGAGGCCGCCAATGCCGAGGCCGCGCGGCTGCGCggggagctcgccgccgccgagaCGCGGCTGCGGGAGCAGCACCGGTGCAGGCTCGAGGCCGAGGAGTCGGCGGCCGCGTGGGGCGACAAGGAGCGCGTCTTCCTCGAGTGCGTGCGCGCCGCCGAGGAGGAGGTGAACCTGGCCCGGCAGGAGAACACCAAGCTGGTGGAGTCGCAGCGCGTGATCCGCGACGAGAACGCCCGCCTCCGCGACATCCTCAAGCAGGCCGTCGGCGAGGCCAACGTCGTCAAGGAGTCGCTGGAGCTCGCCCGGGTCGAGAACGCGCGGCTCAACGACGTCGTCGCCGAGAAGGAGGGCGCGCTGCAGAACCTCCGGCAGGAGCACGAGTGCATCAAGGTCAGCGAGGCCGCCGCGCAGGGCAGCCTCAAGGAGCTCAACAGCCTGCTCGCCGCCACGACGACGACGGCGTGCAGCACTCCCGTGTCCTCGGCCACGACCGCGCCCGTGGCGCCGGAGTGCGGCTTTGACCAGCGGCACCTGCCCAACGGGCGCCTCGTCGCCAGCGCCAAGGGGACGCCGGAGACGGGGTCGCGGCGCTGGATGGCGGAGAAGCCCAGGACGCCGAGCGGGCGGAGCTACTCGATCGGCGAGCCGGCCAAGTTCAAAGGCGTGGGCTACTCGCAGTCGGCGAGGATGGGGAGCCTGAACCCCAAGGACCGGATGTTCGCGTCGCTCAGCAACATGGCCGACCTCAAGTCCGCGGCGGCGGACGCGGCCATGGACGACTACGACGACGACGAGTTCGACCACATCGACGAGAGCCACTACGTGGGCATGGAGCACTCCATGAACGGCAAGAAGAAGCGGCCGATCCTTCGCAAGTTCGGGGATCTCTTCAGGAGGAAAAGCTTCTACAAGGCGAATTTGGCGCCAGTGCACACTTGA
- the LOC123053465 gene encoding trichohyalin isoform X1 produces MSWDSPPCRSGSFEAGLRASSSVTLSSPSKPSPRFHRSRSTAGSSKAPPSPEKRRGVTGGGGTMPTPTPAQQRVAQLEEELKKERGENYRVVQLEEELRTEREDKARAVRELDELMRKDDGRGGAEKVQLLEREVERAKESERKMLESLIYQTKQLEQTKISLEEAKLEMATLQQSNRSLEARRGVMDQRSVKDLMFGGADEEIRALRADLRAAMQGEERSRKALDDLSLALSDVTMEAKQVKRWLSDTQAELEAANAEAARLRGELAAAETRLREQHRCRLEAEESAAAWGDKERVFLECVRAAEEEVNLARQENTKLVESQRVIRDENARLRDILKQAVGEANVVKESLELARVENARLNDVVAEKEGALQNLRQEHECIKVSEAAAQGSLKELNSLLAATTTTACSTPVSSATTAPVAPECGFDQRHLPNGRLVASAKGTPETGSRRWMAEKPRTPSGRSYSIGEPAKFKGVGYSQSARMGSLNPKDRMFASLSNMADLKSAAADAAMDDYDDDEFDHIDESHYVGMEHSMNGKKKRPILRKFGDLFRRKSFYKANLAPVHT; encoded by the exons ATGAGCTGGGATTCTCCGCCGTGCAGATCCGGGTCCTTCGAGGCGGGGCTCAGGGCGTCTTCGTCCGTTACACTCTCCTCCCCCTCCAAGCCGTCCCCTCGGTTCCACCGGAGCCGCTCCACCGCCGGCAGCTCCAAGGCGCCCCCCTCCCCGGAG AAACGTCGCGGCGTCACCGGCGGCGGAGGcacgatgccgacgccgacgccggcgcAGCAgcgggtggcgcagctggaggaaGAGCTCAAGAAGGAGCGGGGTGAGAATTATCGGGTGGTGCAGCTCGAGGAGGAGCTGAGGACAGAGCGGGAGGACAAGGCGCGGGCGGTGCGGGAGCTCGACGAGCTTATGAGGAAGGACGACGGAAGGGGCGGCGCCGAGAAGGTGCAGCTTCTGGAGCGGGAGGTGGAGAGGGCCAAGGAGTCGGAGCGCAAGATGCTCGAGTCGCTCATATACCAGACCAAGCAGCTGGAGCAGACCAAGATCAGCCTCGAGGAGGCCAAGCTGGAGATGGCCACGCTGCAGCAGAGCAACCGGAGCCTCGAGGCCCGGCGCGGCGTCATGGACCAGCGGAGCGTCAAGGACCTCATGTTCGGCGGCGCCGACGAGGAGATCAGGGCCCTGCGCGCCGACCTCCGGGCGGCCATGCAGGGGGAGGAGAGGAGCCGGAAGGCGCTGGACGACCTGTCCCTCGCGCTCTCCgacgtcaccatggaggccaagcaGGTCAAGCGCTGGCTCTCCGACACGCAGGCGGAGCTGGAGGCCGCCAATGCCGAGGCCGCGCGGCTGCGCggggagctcgccgccgccgagaCGCGGCTGCGGGAGCAGCACCGGTGCAGGCTCGAGGCCGAGGAGTCGGCGGCCGCGTGGGGCGACAAGGAGCGCGTCTTCCTCGAGTGCGTGCGCGCCGCCGAGGAGGAGGTGAACCTGGCCCGGCAGGAGAACACCAAGCTGGTGGAGTCGCAGCGCGTGATCCGCGACGAGAACGCCCGCCTCCGCGACATCCTCAAGCAGGCCGTCGGCGAGGCCAACGTCGTCAAGGAGTCGCTGGAGCTCGCCCGGGTCGAGAACGCGCGGCTCAACGACGTCGTCGCCGAGAAGGAGGGCGCGCTGCAGAACCTCCGGCAGGAGCACGAGTGCATCAAGGTCAGCGAGGCCGCCGCGCAGGGCAGCCTCAAGGAGCTCAACAGCCTGCTCGCCGCCACGACGACGACGGCGTGCAGCACTCCCGTGTCCTCGGCCACGACCGCGCCCGTGGCGCCGGAGTGCGGCTTTGACCAGCGGCACCTGCCCAACGGGCGCCTCGTCGCCAGCGCCAAGGGGACGCCGGAGACGGGGTCGCGGCGCTGGATGGCGGAGAAGCCCAGGACGCCGAGCGGGCGGAGCTACTCGATCGGCGAGCCGGCCAAGTTCAAAGGCGTGGGCTACTCGCAGTCGGCGAGGATGGGGAGCCTGAACCCCAAGGACCGGATGTTCGCGTCGCTCAGCAACATGGCCGACCTCAAGTCCGCGGCGGCGGACGCGGCCATGGACGACTACGACGACGACGAGTTCGACCACATCGACGAGAGCCACTACGTGGGCATGGAGCACTCCATGAACGGCAAGAAGAAGCGGCCGATCCTTCGCAAGTTCGGGGATCTCTTCAGGAGGAAAAGCTTCTACAAGGCGAATTTGGCGCCAGTGCACACTTGA